Proteins encoded within one genomic window of Sphingomonas sp. KRR8:
- a CDS encoding arginine N-succinyltransferase, which translates to MSFRVRPATPDDFDAIYEMAKLTGGGFTNLPADKGTLVQKLARSEDAFERVGDEQGDDCYIFVLEDPKAKLIRGTCQVFGKVGSTEAFYSYHLSTLTQWSPELGKTFRNQLLTLTTDLEGSSEVGGLFLHPGMRAGGLGLLLARSRYLFIKQHRARFGDRVLAELRGVMDEGGNSPFWDALAGRFFDMSFPEADAFNAVNGTRFIAELMPKSPIYVSLLPDSAKAVMGQPHPTGRAALRMLEGEGFEFERYIDIFDGGPTVTCRTDQIRTVRESVEEKVVAIGEGGTIRMLLATGHLKGFRSCLGQVRRTEDGGLQLSTETAKLLEVSEGDTVLSVSR; encoded by the coding sequence ATGAGCTTCCGGGTCCGCCCCGCCACGCCCGACGACTTCGATGCCATTTACGAGATGGCGAAGCTGACGGGCGGCGGGTTCACCAACCTTCCGGCCGACAAGGGCACTCTTGTCCAGAAACTCGCCCGCTCGGAGGACGCCTTCGAACGCGTCGGCGATGAACAGGGCGACGACTGCTACATCTTCGTGCTGGAAGACCCCAAGGCCAAGCTGATCCGCGGCACTTGCCAGGTGTTCGGCAAGGTCGGCTCGACCGAAGCCTTCTACAGCTATCACCTGTCGACGCTCACCCAATGGTCGCCCGAGCTCGGCAAGACCTTCCGCAACCAGCTGCTGACCCTCACCACCGACCTCGAGGGGTCGAGCGAGGTGGGCGGCCTCTTCCTTCATCCCGGCATGCGCGCCGGCGGACTTGGCCTGCTGCTCGCCCGCAGCCGTTATCTGTTCATCAAGCAGCACCGGGCACGGTTCGGCGACCGCGTTCTGGCGGAACTTCGCGGGGTCATGGACGAGGGCGGCAATTCGCCCTTCTGGGATGCGCTCGCCGGCCGGTTCTTCGACATGAGCTTTCCCGAGGCCGACGCCTTCAACGCGGTCAACGGCACTCGCTTCATCGCCGAGCTGATGCCCAAGTCGCCCATCTACGTCTCACTCCTTCCTGACAGCGCCAAGGCCGTCATGGGGCAGCCGCACCCCACCGGCCGCGCTGCGCTTCGCATGCTCGAGGGCGAGGGTTTCGAGTTCGAGCGCTACATCGACATCTTCGACGGCGGTCCGACCGTCACCTGCCGCACGGACCAGATCCGTACCGTCCGGGAGTCGGTGGAGGAGAAAGTCGTGGCGATCGGCGAAGGGGGGACGATCAGGATGCTGCTCGCAACCGGTCACCTCAAGGGCTTCCGCTCTTGCCTGGGCCAGGTGCGCCGGACCGAGGACGGAGGCCTGCAACTCAGCACGGAAACCGCGAAACTGCTCGAAGTCTCCGAGGGCGACACCGTACTGTCGGTGAGCCGCTGA
- a CDS encoding hydrolase encodes MGELTAAEQFLVEYAASAPMLDQVQNWAAINSGSGNLDGLNAMARLLADAFAGLPGQPQLVEPAPVTAIDREGAERAVGNGRHLHLAVRPSAPLQLLFTGHMDTVYPADHPFQQLAWREDDILNGPGVADMKGGIAVMLAALRALEASPLSARVGYEVVINSDEEVGSPASAGLLAQAARGKRAALTYEPSALPDGTLAGARPGSGNFSFIVSGRSAHAGRNPQDGRNAVVAAADLALRLTALIEPGLTVNVARMDGGGPNNVVPDHAVLRVNLRPATPELQAKADSAITDAVTSVATSHDVAIHRHGAFGRPPKPMTPSLEQLFGLVARAGADLGQPISWQPSGGVCDGNNIAACGVPVVDTMGVRGGAIHSAEEYLIVSSLAERAALSALTIARLAQEAA; translated from the coding sequence ATGGGGGAATTGACCGCAGCTGAGCAGTTTCTGGTGGAGTACGCCGCCTCCGCGCCGATGCTCGACCAGGTACAGAACTGGGCCGCAATCAACAGCGGTTCCGGCAATCTTGACGGCCTGAACGCGATGGCCCGCCTGCTCGCCGATGCCTTCGCCGGCCTTCCCGGGCAACCGCAGCTGGTGGAGCCTGCGCCGGTAACGGCGATCGATCGCGAGGGCGCCGAGCGCGCCGTCGGTAATGGCCGGCATCTTCACCTCGCCGTTCGCCCGAGCGCACCGCTCCAGCTGCTTTTCACCGGCCACATGGATACGGTCTATCCGGCTGATCACCCGTTCCAGCAGCTTGCCTGGCGCGAGGACGACATCCTCAATGGCCCTGGAGTTGCGGACATGAAGGGGGGCATCGCGGTGATGCTCGCCGCCCTCCGCGCGCTGGAGGCGAGCCCGTTGTCCGCCCGCGTCGGCTATGAAGTCGTCATCAACAGCGACGAAGAGGTCGGCTCCCCCGCCTCGGCCGGATTGCTGGCGCAGGCTGCGCGGGGCAAGCGCGCCGCGCTTACCTACGAACCCTCGGCTCTGCCGGACGGCACACTTGCCGGCGCTCGCCCAGGAAGCGGGAACTTCAGCTTCATCGTCAGCGGCCGTTCGGCGCACGCCGGCCGGAACCCGCAGGACGGACGCAATGCGGTGGTGGCGGCCGCCGATCTCGCGCTTCGCCTGACCGCACTGATCGAGCCGGGCCTGACCGTGAACGTCGCGCGGATGGATGGGGGTGGCCCCAACAATGTCGTGCCGGACCACGCCGTTCTGCGCGTGAACCTGCGCCCAGCCACGCCGGAGCTTCAGGCAAAGGCAGACAGCGCCATCACCGATGCGGTCACCTCCGTCGCCACTTCACATGACGTTGCTATCCACCGGCACGGCGCGTTCGGCCGACCACCCAAGCCTATGACTCCGTCGCTGGAACAGCTGTTCGGCCTTGTCGCCCGTGCCGGTGCGGACCTCGGCCAGCCGATTAGCTGGCAACCGTCGGGAGGCGTGTGCGACGGCAATAACATCGCCGCCTGTGGCGTACCGGTGGTCGACACCATGGGCGTTCGCGGCGGCGCCATCCACTCCGCGGAGGAATATCTGATCGTCTCGTCTCTCGCCGAACGTGCCGCCCTGTCGGCGCTGACCATCGCTCGGCTGGCGCAGGAGGCGGCATGA
- a CDS encoding RNA pyrophosphohydrolase, producing the protein MAKDENYRRGVGIMLLNADKQVWVGKRIDNTDEAWQMPQGGIDPGEQPWETALRELEEETGIPQYLVERIADHPERLRYDLPEELRHKLWGGKWKGQEQDWFLCRFLGRQSDVNIATKHPEFDSWKWVPAHTLPDLIVPFKRDLYRRLIEHWDEYL; encoded by the coding sequence ATGGCCAAGGACGAGAATTACCGCCGCGGTGTCGGCATCATGCTGCTCAATGCGGACAAGCAGGTCTGGGTCGGCAAGCGGATCGATAACACGGACGAAGCCTGGCAGATGCCACAAGGCGGCATCGACCCGGGCGAGCAGCCATGGGAGACAGCGCTTCGGGAACTGGAAGAAGAAACCGGAATCCCGCAGTACCTCGTCGAGCGGATCGCCGATCATCCAGAGCGGTTGCGCTACGACCTGCCCGAGGAGCTTCGTCACAAGCTGTGGGGCGGCAAATGGAAGGGACAGGAGCAGGACTGGTTCCTGTGCCGCTTCCTTGGCCGGCAGTCGGACGTGAACATCGCCACCAAGCACCCGGAGTTCGACAGCTGGAAGTGGGTGCCGGCCCACACGCTCCCGGACCTCATCGTCCCGTTCAAGCGCGACCTTTACCGCCGCCTGATCGAGCATTGGGACGAGTATCTGTAG
- a CDS encoding alpha/beta hydrolase — protein sequence MTQPFVRPDVRAFLDMLNGLNGPKSHEVGPEQARGMMHASRKLFDQEVGELAVIRDLAGGPCPMRLFDARCERGPGPVLVFYHGGGFVLGDLDTHASACAEIARLIDFPVVSVDYRLAPEHPFPAGVEDSIAATRWVADSPAELGRKVTGLIPCGDSAGGNFAIVATLALRDEPAAVPVVAQWPIYPAANPTEGYPSFTDFGEGYLLTREGMDWFDQCYAPDRKDWRYDPLHQDQRGMPPTLVVTASLDPIRDQGRAYAAACAQAGVSVIYLEAEGTIHGFLNLRKALPSAQADLERCIAHLKLLVA from the coding sequence ATGACCCAGCCCTTCGTTCGCCCCGACGTTCGCGCCTTCCTCGACATGCTTAATGGCCTGAACGGCCCCAAAAGCCACGAGGTGGGTCCCGAACAGGCGCGCGGGATGATGCATGCATCACGCAAGCTGTTCGACCAAGAGGTGGGCGAACTTGCTGTCATTCGCGACCTTGCCGGTGGCCCTTGCCCGATGCGCTTGTTCGACGCCCGCTGCGAACGCGGACCTGGTCCTGTTCTGGTCTTCTATCATGGTGGCGGTTTTGTGCTGGGCGACCTGGACACGCATGCCTCCGCCTGCGCCGAGATCGCGCGGCTGATCGACTTTCCGGTGGTCAGCGTCGACTACCGCCTCGCCCCGGAACACCCTTTCCCCGCCGGCGTCGAGGACTCGATCGCGGCCACTCGGTGGGTCGCGGACAGCCCGGCCGAGCTCGGTCGCAAGGTGACCGGCCTCATCCCCTGCGGCGACAGCGCCGGCGGCAATTTCGCGATCGTCGCCACCCTGGCGCTACGCGACGAGCCGGCCGCCGTCCCGGTGGTCGCGCAATGGCCGATCTACCCCGCCGCCAACCCAACCGAGGGCTATCCGAGCTTCACCGATTTCGGTGAGGGCTATCTCCTCACCCGCGAGGGGATGGACTGGTTCGACCAATGCTACGCGCCCGATCGCAAGGATTGGCGTTATGACCCGCTCCACCAGGATCAGCGCGGAATGCCGCCGACGCTCGTCGTCACCGCCAGCCTCGACCCGATCCGGGATCAGGGCCGGGCCTATGCCGCCGCTTGCGCACAGGCCGGGGTGTCCGTGATCTACCTCGAGGCCGAGGGCACCATTCACGGCTTCCTCAACCTGCGTAAAGCCCTGCCGAGTGCCCAGGCTGACCTCGAACGCTGCATCGCGCACCTGAAGCTGCTGGTCGCCTAG
- a CDS encoding 2-oxoacid:acceptor oxidoreductase subunit alpha → MATATHLLTPDESHADVPQEAVVVRFAGDSGDGMQLTGGQFTLSTALAGNDLATFPDFPAEIRAPQGTTFGVSAFQINFGSTEIDTAGDQPDVLVAMNPAALKVNVGALREGGLIIADEGEFNARNLAKAGYEQNPLDDDSLAKWQLVKFNISQLTLDAVKPFGLGNKEALRCKNMWTLGLALWMFDRSRDPIIDWLKTKFAKAPQLAEANIAALNAGHAYGETVEMGAAVKPRHIAAAPAEPGLYRTVTGAEALGLGLVAGAQLAELPMFFGSYPITPASPLLHHLSRLKEYDITTFQAEDEIAAICAAIGASYAGSLGVTSSSGPGIALKTEAMGLAFMTELPLVIVNSQRGGPSTGLPTKTEQSDLYQAVYGRNGDAPLPVIAARSPADAFECAIEACRIAVRYMTPVMLLTDGYIANAAEPWKVPDMSGFAPFPVTFAGSDTPRDGSGKLLPYARDEKLARPWIKPGTPGLTHRIGGIEKNPGTGDLDYSPGAHAEMTRQRHQKVLNIADDIPAQDVCLGQPGAKLAVVGWGSTFGPIHQAVRRMRARGHDVAHVHIRHIWPLPTNLGELLHGFGRVIVPEMNAGQLKTVLRDQYLVDARSLTKVSGQPFQIVEIEAAIAEALGGTTPGNLRPDAGQLPTADSGHDDGRIVREDNDR, encoded by the coding sequence ATGGCCACGGCCACCCACTTGCTCACCCCAGACGAATCCCATGCCGACGTGCCGCAGGAAGCGGTTGTTGTCCGTTTTGCCGGCGACAGCGGTGACGGCATGCAGCTGACGGGTGGGCAGTTCACGCTGTCCACCGCGCTGGCCGGCAACGACCTGGCGACCTTCCCCGACTTCCCGGCCGAGATCCGAGCTCCGCAGGGCACGACCTTCGGCGTCAGCGCCTTCCAGATCAACTTCGGCTCAACGGAGATCGACACGGCCGGCGACCAGCCGGACGTGCTGGTGGCCATGAACCCGGCGGCCCTCAAGGTGAACGTCGGCGCGCTTCGCGAAGGCGGCCTGATCATCGCCGACGAGGGCGAGTTCAACGCTCGAAACCTCGCCAAGGCGGGTTACGAGCAGAACCCGCTGGACGACGACAGCCTCGCCAAGTGGCAGCTGGTCAAGTTCAATATCAGCCAGCTGACCTTGGATGCCGTGAAGCCGTTCGGCCTTGGCAACAAGGAGGCGCTGCGCTGCAAGAACATGTGGACGCTGGGCCTCGCGCTGTGGATGTTCGACCGCAGCCGCGACCCTATCATCGACTGGCTCAAGACCAAGTTCGCCAAAGCGCCGCAGCTGGCCGAGGCCAACATCGCCGCGCTCAATGCTGGTCACGCCTATGGCGAGACGGTCGAGATGGGCGCGGCGGTCAAGCCGCGGCACATCGCTGCCGCCCCCGCCGAGCCGGGCCTTTACCGCACGGTGACCGGCGCCGAGGCGCTGGGCCTTGGACTGGTCGCCGGAGCGCAGCTGGCCGAGCTGCCGATGTTCTTCGGCTCCTATCCGATCACGCCAGCCTCGCCGCTGCTGCATCACCTCAGCCGGCTCAAGGAATATGACATCACCACCTTCCAGGCGGAGGATGAGATCGCGGCAATCTGCGCGGCGATCGGCGCATCCTATGCCGGGAGCCTGGGGGTGACCTCGTCGTCGGGCCCGGGCATCGCGCTCAAGACCGAGGCAATGGGGCTGGCGTTCATGACCGAGCTTCCGTTGGTCATCGTCAATTCCCAGCGTGGCGGTCCTTCGACCGGCCTGCCGACCAAGACGGAGCAGTCGGACCTTTATCAAGCGGTTTATGGCCGCAACGGCGATGCCCCGCTGCCCGTGATTGCTGCCCGCTCCCCAGCCGATGCGTTCGAATGCGCGATCGAGGCGTGCCGGATCGCCGTCCGCTACATGACGCCGGTGATGCTGCTGACGGACGGCTATATCGCTAATGCGGCCGAGCCGTGGAAGGTGCCCGACATGAGCGGCTTCGCGCCTTTTCCGGTGACGTTCGCCGGATCAGACACGCCGCGTGACGGAAGCGGCAAGCTGTTGCCCTACGCCCGTGACGAGAAGCTGGCGCGGCCGTGGATAAAGCCGGGCACGCCGGGCCTGACCCACCGCATTGGCGGCATCGAGAAGAACCCGGGAACGGGCGACCTCGACTACTCGCCGGGCGCTCACGCCGAAATGACCCGGCAGCGGCACCAGAAGGTGCTGAACATCGCCGACGACATTCCGGCGCAGGACGTTTGCCTGGGTCAGCCTGGGGCCAAGCTGGCGGTTGTCGGCTGGGGCTCGACCTTCGGGCCGATCCACCAGGCGGTGCGGAGGATGCGCGCGCGCGGGCACGACGTGGCTCATGTCCATATCCGCCACATATGGCCGCTGCCCACCAATCTTGGCGAGCTGCTGCACGGGTTCGGCCGGGTGATTGTGCCCGAGATGAACGCCGGGCAGCTCAAGACCGTGCTGCGGGACCAGTATTTGGTCGATGCGCGTTCGCTGACCAAGGTGTCCGGTCAGCCGTTCCAGATCGTCGAGATCGAGGCGGCTATCGCCGAAGCGCTTGGCGGCACCACGCCGGGTAACCTTCGTCCCGACGCTGGCCAGCTTCCAACTGCGGACAGCGGGCACGACGACGGCCGCATCGTCCGCGAGGACAATGATCGGTGA
- a CDS encoding 2-oxoacid:ferredoxin oxidoreductase subunit beta, which produces MNDLSPIEKTTAKDWASDQEVRWCPGCGDYAVLKAVQRTMPDLGVAREKTVFVSGIGCSSRFPYYMETYGFHTIHGRAPAVATGIKLANPELDVWIITGDGDALSIGGNHTMHVLRRNLDCQILLFNNEIYGLTKGQYSPTSRIGTRSPSTPFGSVDRPARPCAFALGAGARFVARGIDVNKNLPDVLKAAHAHRGAAFVEIFQNCVVYNDDVFAPFTAREVASEMQLWLKAGEKMLFAGGGKGIALDHDTLTLKVVAEDDPAVLVHDPKNRTLAHMLVEMPGQGFPVALGVIYEDPAPTFAEAVLEQNRAVSAGKKPDLQGLVSKGQSWMVEKEPRAE; this is translated from the coding sequence ATGAACGACCTTTCCCCCATCGAGAAGACCACTGCCAAGGACTGGGCCTCGGACCAGGAGGTCCGTTGGTGCCCCGGCTGCGGCGACTACGCGGTGTTGAAGGCCGTGCAGCGGACGATGCCGGACCTCGGCGTCGCCCGGGAGAAGACGGTGTTCGTCTCGGGTATCGGCTGCTCGAGCCGCTTTCCCTACTACATGGAGACGTACGGCTTCCACACGATCCACGGCCGCGCGCCGGCGGTGGCGACGGGGATCAAGCTCGCCAATCCCGAGCTGGACGTGTGGATCATCACGGGTGACGGCGATGCGCTCAGCATCGGCGGCAATCACACGATGCACGTGCTGCGCCGCAATCTCGACTGCCAGATCCTGTTGTTCAACAATGAGATCTACGGCCTCACGAAGGGGCAATATTCGCCGACCAGCCGGATCGGCACGCGCTCTCCTTCGACGCCGTTCGGCTCAGTTGATCGCCCGGCAAGGCCGTGCGCCTTTGCGCTGGGTGCCGGGGCGCGGTTCGTGGCCCGCGGGATCGACGTGAACAAGAACCTCCCGGACGTGCTCAAGGCCGCTCACGCCCATCGCGGCGCGGCGTTCGTGGAAATCTTCCAGAACTGCGTGGTCTACAACGACGACGTGTTCGCGCCCTTCACCGCGCGTGAGGTCGCGAGCGAGATGCAGCTCTGGCTGAAGGCAGGCGAAAAGATGCTGTTCGCAGGCGGCGGCAAGGGTATCGCGCTGGATCACGACACGCTGACGCTCAAGGTGGTGGCTGAAGACGATCCCGCGGTGCTGGTTCACGATCCGAAGAACCGGACCCTCGCCCACATGCTCGTCGAGATGCCGGGGCAGGGCTTCCCGGTGGCGCTTGGCGTTATCTATGAGGACCCCGCGCCGACCTTCGCGGAAGCCGTGCTCGAGCAGAACCGCGCGGTGAGCGCCGGAAAGAAGCCGGACCTTCAAGGCCTGGTCAGCAAGGGCCAGAGCTGGATGGTGGAGAAGGAACCGCGCGCTGAGTAG
- a CDS encoding spermidine synthase → MIPRTLVASAQIPNGPEMRLYRRGEDHMILLEREELMSSRQSGSEVALATLTADRLGSRPKQRWLIGGYGMGFTLRAALSKLPQDAEVTVAELVPEIIDWARGPMAALTAGGLDDPRVRVALRDVTDEIAVGGWDAILLDVDNGPDALVRAQNQWLYEPGGLSVTRRALNPKGLLAIWSASSDARFSKTLAAAGFSIEEKVVRARSNGKGPRHHIWFAKPL, encoded by the coding sequence GTGATCCCCCGCACGCTCGTCGCGTCGGCGCAGATCCCGAACGGCCCTGAAATGCGGCTTTATAGGCGCGGTGAGGATCACATGATCCTGCTCGAGCGCGAGGAGCTGATGAGCAGCAGGCAGTCGGGGTCAGAGGTGGCGCTTGCCACCCTGACGGCTGATCGGCTCGGTTCCCGGCCTAAACAACGCTGGCTGATCGGCGGCTATGGAATGGGCTTCACCTTGCGTGCCGCGCTGTCGAAGCTGCCGCAAGATGCGGAGGTCACCGTGGCCGAATTGGTGCCTGAGATCATCGACTGGGCTCGCGGGCCGATGGCGGCACTGACCGCCGGGGGGCTCGATGACCCGCGGGTGCGGGTAGCCTTGCGCGATGTCACCGACGAGATCGCGGTAGGGGGCTGGGACGCCATCCTGCTCGACGTCGACAACGGCCCCGACGCGCTGGTCCGCGCCCAGAACCAATGGCTGTACGAGCCCGGTGGTCTGTCCGTGACCCGCCGCGCGCTCAACCCGAAGGGGCTGCTGGCGATCTGGTCCGCTTCGTCGGATGCCCGCTTCAGCAAGACGCTGGCGGCTGCGGGCTTCTCCATCGAGGAGAAGGTCGTCCGGGCGCGGTCCAACGGCAAAGGTCCGAGGCACCACATCTGGTTCGCCAAGCCACTCTGA
- a CDS encoding deoxyribodipyrimidine photo-lyase, with product MSEPQLVWLRQDLRLADQPAFAAAAQAGPTVALYVLDDETPAQWAIGGAQRWWLHHSLARLGAALAEKGGALILRRGRAAEVVSRVADEIGAAAIHAVRHYEPWWRKVEAELGDRLTLHEGDVLHEPSRIRSGSGGAFKIYGPYYRALEAKGPPAEPRPAPRRIVAPTKLPQSDTLDSWELLPSKPNWAGGFNIWNPGEAGAARQLESFSRRAPRYAAERDRPAEEGTSSLSHHLHWGEISPREVWHGVDEGAGDKFRRELAWRDFSRSVELADPQVGSREQRPIGIRYREGKAADADFRAWKKGRTGYPFVDAGMRQLWATGWMHNRARLVTASFLVKHLLIPWWRGEAWFWDTLVDADYGNNGQNWQWIAGTGFDSQPFYRIMAPLTQSEKFGAADYIRRWVPELAHLPDADIHDPWGRGAAPAGYPEPLIGHKEARERALQAFRERRVPD from the coding sequence ATGAGCGAACCTCAACTCGTCTGGCTGCGCCAGGATCTTCGGCTGGCGGATCAACCGGCCTTTGCCGCCGCTGCGCAGGCGGGGCCGACGGTCGCCCTTTACGTCCTCGACGACGAGACACCCGCTCAATGGGCGATCGGTGGAGCCCAGCGCTGGTGGTTGCATCATAGCCTTGCGCGTTTGGGTGCTGCGCTTGCGGAGAAGGGCGGGGCGCTGATCCTTCGACGCGGGCGCGCGGCCGAGGTGGTGTCCAGGGTGGCCGACGAGATTGGTGCGGCAGCCATCCATGCGGTGCGCCATTACGAACCGTGGTGGAGAAAGGTGGAGGCTGAGCTTGGTGACCGCTTGACGCTGCACGAAGGTGACGTCCTTCATGAACCATCGCGGATCCGCTCCGGCTCGGGCGGCGCGTTCAAGATATATGGACCCTATTATCGCGCATTGGAGGCCAAGGGCCCCCCGGCCGAGCCGCGACCAGCCCCTCGACGGATCGTTGCTCCGACCAAGCTGCCTCAGAGCGACACGCTGGACAGCTGGGAATTGCTTCCAAGCAAGCCGAACTGGGCGGGCGGGTTCAACATCTGGAACCCGGGCGAGGCGGGCGCGGCCAGGCAGCTTGAGAGTTTTTCCCGACGCGCACCACGCTACGCAGCGGAGCGGGACCGACCGGCGGAGGAGGGAACCTCAAGCCTGTCGCATCATCTGCATTGGGGCGAAATCAGCCCACGCGAGGTTTGGCACGGTGTAGATGAAGGCGCTGGCGACAAGTTTCGGCGCGAGCTGGCGTGGCGTGACTTCTCCCGCTCGGTCGAACTGGCGGACCCCCAAGTCGGCTCACGCGAGCAGCGGCCGATCGGCATTCGTTACCGTGAGGGCAAGGCGGCGGACGCGGACTTCCGGGCGTGGAAGAAGGGACGCACCGGCTACCCTTTCGTGGACGCCGGCATGCGCCAGCTGTGGGCAACGGGCTGGATGCACAACCGGGCCCGGCTGGTAACCGCCAGTTTCCTGGTCAAGCATCTTCTCATCCCCTGGTGGCGGGGCGAAGCCTGGTTCTGGGACACGCTGGTGGATGCCGATTACGGCAATAACGGCCAGAACTGGCAGTGGATTGCGGGAACGGGCTTCGACAGCCAGCCCTTCTACCGAATCATGGCGCCGCTCACGCAATCCGAGAAGTTTGGCGCAGCGGATTATATCAGGCGGTGGGTACCGGAGCTGGCGCACCTGCCCGACGCCGACATCCACGATCCCTGGGGGCGGGGAGCGGCGCCTGCGGGATATCCCGAGCCGCTGATTGGGCATAAGGAAGCGCGGGAACGCGCGCTGCAGGCCTTTCGCGAGAGGCGAGTACCGGACTAA
- a CDS encoding cyclopropane-fatty-acyl-phospholipid synthase family protein, translating into MASRGAHLLKADRTFATGGGLIGRLAAPAFRKVVDQLHARLSHGGIHGVLPSGEERKVGFHAPGPEALVRLHSWLAMVRLATSGSVGWYKAWERGEWSSPDPVPLFELFMLNAESLGGAARAKGPFRLLNWLAHQWRDNALGQARENIAAHYDLGNDFYAAWLDPSMTYSSGRFSADVNGLEEAQHRKVELLLDRLALKPGDRLLEIGCGWGALAIAAAKRGAVVTGLTLSTEQKAWAERRIAEEGLLGRITIRLEDYREHRASYDAVASVEMVEAVGQRWWPAYLDAIAGALRPGGRAALQFIAIRRELFDRYAASADFIQTYIFPGGMLLNEPRFAILAKERGLSWDDRDGFGLDYAETLRLWRERYNAAVQDGRLVGFDERFHRLWRYYLMYCEGGFRGRGIDVAQVTMTKGE; encoded by the coding sequence ATGGCTTCGCGTGGCGCGCATCTCCTGAAGGCGGACCGGACGTTCGCAACGGGCGGCGGACTGATTGGACGACTGGCGGCGCCTGCGTTCCGCAAGGTGGTCGACCAGCTGCACGCCCGCCTGTCTCATGGCGGCATTCACGGGGTTCTGCCGAGTGGGGAAGAGCGGAAGGTCGGCTTCCACGCGCCGGGGCCCGAAGCACTGGTGCGCCTGCACAGCTGGCTGGCGATGGTACGGCTGGCGACTTCCGGCAGCGTCGGCTGGTACAAGGCCTGGGAGCGGGGCGAGTGGTCGTCGCCCGACCCGGTGCCGCTGTTCGAGCTGTTCATGCTCAATGCCGAGAGCCTGGGCGGAGCGGCGCGGGCGAAGGGGCCGTTTCGACTGCTCAACTGGCTGGCGCACCAGTGGCGGGATAACGCGCTCGGCCAGGCGCGCGAGAACATCGCCGCGCATTACGACCTGGGCAACGACTTCTACGCCGCCTGGCTTGACCCGAGCATGACTTACTCTTCGGGGCGCTTTTCGGCGGACGTGAACGGGCTGGAGGAAGCTCAGCACCGGAAAGTCGAATTGTTGCTCGACCGGCTGGCGCTGAAGCCCGGCGACCGCTTGCTGGAGATCGGCTGCGGCTGGGGTGCGCTGGCCATCGCCGCCGCCAAGCGCGGGGCGGTCGTGACGGGGCTTACCCTGTCGACGGAGCAGAAGGCTTGGGCGGAGCGGCGGATCGCGGAAGAAGGCTTGTTAGGCCGCATTACGATCCGGCTTGAGGATTATCGCGAGCATCGCGCGAGCTATGACGCCGTCGCCTCGGTCGAAATGGTTGAGGCGGTCGGCCAGCGCTGGTGGCCGGCGTATCTCGACGCCATCGCAGGCGCGCTTCGGCCAGGTGGACGCGCAGCCTTGCAGTTCATCGCCATCCGTCGCGAGTTGTTCGACCGCTATGCAGCAAGCGCGGATTTCATCCAGACCTACATCTTCCCGGGCGGTATGCTTCTGAACGAGCCTCGCTTCGCCATCCTCGCCAAGGAGCGTGGGCTGAGCTGGGACGACCGCGACGGCTTCGGTCTCGACTATGCCGAGACGTTGCGGCTGTGGCGGGAGCGTTACAACGCGGCGGTGCAGGACGGCCGGCTGGTCGGCTTCGACGAGCGTTTTCACCGCTTATGGCGCTACTATCTGATGTATTGCGAGGGCGGCTTTCGCGGTCGCGGAATCGATGTGGCGCAAGTCACCATGACAAAGGGGGAGTGA